The sequence AAATATCAGGTGTACCTGGGAGTAATATTGCGTGTTATTAGATGGTCTCTGCCTAGAATCAGAGTCATCGCCATCCTGGAATTAAAAAGTTGATTAAaaggaattttgaaataagaatgtaatcattgtaattaaataaattttgagaaaatattCAACCCAACTGGTCAACTTACATCACTTTCGATATCAATATCACGGTCGTCGTCACTCATcatgaatatttcaaaaattataaaaaggaACGCTCAATAATTCAAACGGATGATAATTTGCTCCGGAAATTTTTGTGAGTTTTCATGGAGATAAATTTATGgagatttaaaagttatttcaaaaaagAGAAATAGTAAACATTCTCTAagtcaaaaatatatgttgacatttttaattcttccgTTTGTTGTTTTTCATCTTCTTATATATACGAGTTTAAGaaatctactttttttatgatttatgagttaaaaattttaacatgcGTTCCTACGCACGTGAGTTGTAACTTATAAGAATTAAAGATAATATGAAAGAAATGTCtactttattattgtaaaatttaaaagtgacGTGAATTGGTCTATTTAGTCAAGCACGATGAAGGTTATATACCACAAACAACAAAAGTATGTAGATAGTCTTGGAGATATACACTGGTCACGTGACGAATATtactcacttttttttatcgccaCAAAACGGTGTGACCGATGAAATTTTGACAAACTGTCAGTAACTACCATCTTACagaaaaagtttgaattcaaaactaaaatgaatattttagcatgatcctgaagttagcagacaatcaaaaaattttagatcttttttttcaacaaataaattgcaaaaaaaaatctaaaaaaatgtacatgtagaaaattttaaaaactacaggtgcaatttttcaaaatatttttttttttataatttattgttttaaaaaataatccaaaaatgGGGTTCCGTTTTGCCAAACTCCTCCGTTTGAGAGCAGCATAATAGCGAGTCTGGTCGAgcgcaaatttttaaatgttaaatttaaaaagacaaaaaatttgttctagagttaggaaaaaaaaacccaagaaattttcaaattgacaATCAATTATATGATGTTTTCgatgaataatataaatgtcagaccataataaatatacagtatATTTGTCAGTTAAATATGTGTTTTGGAGTAGCTACTAGTGTCGCATAATCATCATAAATATTCGATTtcagagaaattaaaaaattatacagaatATGGGTAAGTGATGTGCTCCTTTTTGTAAAGGAAAAGCAACTTTCACTTTTCCCAATGATGGAAAATGTCGGGCCTTTTGGGAAAAGactataaatgtaaattttcggTCTTCGAAACCGAGGTTATGTTCTTACCACTTCGCGAAGGATGttactgttgaaaaaaatgaaagttattacacaggtaaataaatagttgagTTATCTTTTCTTAACTGTGCAACATTTCatgtgaaatatttattattatttgtatccaTATTGTTAGATaagttaagaaattatttttaacgttaaATTTTTGCGCGTCATCGAACGAGCTATGATGCCCCCTGGACCTAGTTTAACAAAAACAGAACCCCATTGCGAACGTCACTCACAGACTTATTCAGAAAACTTGTGACGTCTCGTCAGACGTTACCTAAAACTTGCTGGAAGTGAAGGCTTTAAAATTGACAGCAGGTCAACATCACTGACAGTTTACTAATTTAACGTCAAATTTCATCTATAGATTTCCGTAAACCTGCAGTCTATTCTAGCCAGAGCAACGGAAATTGACGTATATTAGCTGTCAAATTAAAAGACATCTTAGTAaactttgaattcaaattttccttGCGCAGCCGCTTGGTAAAATTACAAACaagtaaaatatcaaaatgtCAACAATCTGACGTCAAATTAAAGGAAACTTTTGCTGAAAAAACTTGCGGGCAATCCTGGCTATCtaggttttaataaaaaaacgattaaaaaagtATGCTTACGTTTACTTAATACAAAAGGGATACTTCATATGTCTGGCCGCCATTATTTGGACATTTAATCACAATTTCGATGCATGAAAATTGACTCGCGGAAACGTCAAGGAACCATTAACTCATTTACTGTTACAAATAACGTCAAGGTTAAGAAGGTATAACTTTGGGTGTATTAGTTGGGATTTGACAGTTGTGAGGAAcgtagactaaaaaaaaaacgccttCGCCAACGTAGCATGTCTACAATGAATCCTGAATAGTAAGTCAATATAACATTATTCCTCTgtgtttttttactttagtcatcagtatatttttaaaccaatacgcaattataatatttcactctaaaaagtatttatacttttttaaattttatgatatctgaacaaaaaattaaaaaatgacgaaactgaaagtagcagacattaaatttttttttttctttcagtaaacaaagaaaatattttcaaaaattcgaaaaaaaattctgtgcgtcgaaaaattttaatttccttgtttttaaaattcaaaaaattttctgatgtCTGCTGCTATCagtttcgaaaaaataaaatttgcatccaaaattttgattaaaaattttcccctttatctaaatttttcgcgaccaatattttcatttttttttatttcttttatcagTCACATTCCTTGTCATCTTTTATCTACGCGATGACTAATTCTATCTAAAGtcttctaaaataattaaaaatttttttttgtgcactCTGCAAAATTTCTTTGTATTTTGATCTCCAATATTTACAACCAGCTGTTCCATGTCTCTATTTGTTTTTCCTACTgctactgataattttttactcatcGAAACTCATCCTGATacttaataacattttttcagCGACTATCTTTTCAAACTTCTTCTTATTGGAGATTCCGGTGTAGGAAAATCATGTTTGTTATTACGTTTTGCTGATGACACCTACACGGAGAGTTATATTAGCACTATTGGTGTTGATTTTAAGATAAGAACTATTGATCTCGATGGGAAAACGATAAAACTACAAATTTGGGACACTGCCGGACAAGAACGATTCAGAACTATCACGAGTTCATATTACAGAGGTGCACATGGAATCATAATTGTTTATGATTGCACAGATCAAGACTCATTCAATAACGTTAAGCAGTGGTTAGAAGAAATAGATCGTTACGCTTCTGATAATGTTAACAAGCTGCTAGTTGGAAATAAGTGTGATTTGAATGTCAAGAAAGTTGTCGATTATGCTACTGCGAAGGTATAACTTCGTTTAAATTCAATACTTATTGAAAGCTCTgaatcagtttttaatcaggaaaTTATATTAACATAATTTACTATGACAGGACTACGCAGATCAATTAGCCATACCATTTTTGGAAACGTCGGCAAAAAATGCAATGAACGTCGAACAAGCTTTCATGACAATGGCAGCAGAAATAAAAGCACGAGTTGGACCACCATCTGGTACGGATGCTGATCCAGCTCATAAAGTAAAGATAAATCAAGGTCGCGATGTTGATGCGCCCAAGTCTGGATGCTGCTGAAATTTTCATCTATTATTTCCATTTAATTGACTGCGTAAGTATTTTAAACTGTTAGATTTTATAAGGTAGTCTAGCAGAATTGGATACTTCATTTGTCCCACTATTTTTCGTCTTTAATTTACATACTTTAAGATATTAGCTCAGATTTATTGCAGAATGGTCAAAGATACCTGAACATGACTGCCCTCTTCGTTACTTCGCGAGTCGTCTATTCAGCATTAGTATAGTAAATTCAGTGGCGCCCACTTGATGTTCAACATAATTTTATCGAATAATAATACAGTAGATCCTCGATAAGTTAAATTTCAAGGAAAATGTTAAAACATTTGAGTTATCGAGTTCTTTACTTATCGAGAGTTTAAGTTAGAGaggttattgaaataaaatttgtaacttAACGAGGTTTATCGATTTTGGAAACTTGAGTAAAAGAagatacatttaattcaatagaagtgacatttattgatttatttctttaagtaAATTCAATTCTTTAAGAAAAAGTCAGTAATATTCTTTTGTTTCATgcatttttgattttctacatCAATTATTCTTTCAATGTTATGTAAACAAGAGAAAATTTCGTCGTTAATGTCTTCACAACGCTCAATAAATGCTCATAAATCATTGACGGCTTTCCTTGCGCCACTATTGAGATTGGTGGATCTGGTGTtagatcatttaaaatatgttaaagTGTTCAATTTTCATTCCATTTTAAGTTCCGTTCGTTGAGAGATTTACCGGAAGAATGAAGTGAAGATAAATTAAGCTTTTGACAAAAACTTTTGTTTGTATACATACTCAATACAATGACTCACTGATGATACTTTAAGTTATGGAGGTCaccaaaatattattttaagttatcaAGGGCGATGctcaaaatatttgtttaagaTATCGAGGTTTTGTATTTTAAGTAATAGAGGTATTAGGCTGGTAAGGGAAcggaatcaaaaaattttttgagttacagAGGTTTTGAACTTACCGAGGTTTGAGTTATCGAGGTTCTACTGTATTATACTCATTTATAgaactttaaatttcaatgaggGCCATAAGTACTGCGTTTGAGCTCGGAGTAACTTGAAGATAAAGAAACCCGTTATCTTAAGCAATTCTAACAGAACATTATATAGTGTGTCTATTAGTAAAGAATCGCTGCAAACTCGCAGATTGTAGACTTTATATCTAAGAATTTACTGTCTAAATTTCAGGATCGCTAACCGTttagattttaaagaaaaaaattattgaaaatcgACTTAAAATACAATGCTCTTATGGAAAAATGGGCGGTTATGTATATCAACAAATATCaatatgttaaattatttgcaGTATAAAAGAACTATAGATAAGAAAGATGATACTTGCAGCAATTCGtcagtatattaaaaatactatgtATCGCTTCAtcctaaaaagaaaaattgaaattaaattcaaattgtttttctttataaatattttctcgcCATAACATGACACGACGTTTGACCTATTCCCTTACGTCCTTGCTCATACGCCTTTAACGACCTATACAATAAAGTTAATtcgtttaataattaatataattttcatatctTTCAGAATAACATCGTTAAGCACTAAAAATTTGATgcacatttaaattaattcgaGAGGCGTGCATAACGATAATGGTTGATACGACGAAGAAGCATTGAAAAAAGTacaattcaacaaaaaaaaaaaaaaaaaaaaattaacataccGTAAGAAtgttattaaacattttttcatcactttttttaaacaagtGATTGTACAAATTACAAaactctaaaaataaatttttacactttttttttttttttggaaaataatcagaaatcggtacaggaaataaaaaagtaagttTGGGTAATACATAAATAACGATTGGTGAATAATTGTCTTTTCTTCGTTGCATTGACTCAATATAAATGCTATTTGTTATGTTAAAAAGATCGTGCGATAAAAGGTGAATTaatttcgataaatatttaaactaaaaaaaataataaacttaataaCCATGTATAATAGTGAAAAAACTTatgtattgataaaaaaagataattacaggcttttttatttttagtctctTTGTAAtgtttatagataattattttcgttgTGTTGAGATATCTTAGGACCCTCGtatgttttcaataattaaatacgttttattttacatgtgcatatttagCGATACTTGCatcataattatgatttaagtTGATGAAAGTTaactttatgtttttattaatcgtaCAAAATAAGTGCAAAAGCGCGTAATGTAATGCGAATAACaactttgtttaattaaaaataattggaaaattAAGTTTTCTCAACATTTCATACATATACTAGTGTATTTACGTAttgtaaaatgttaaaaaaaatatctataaggATGTGGAATCTACTAAATGTTGCGATCTAAACTTAttactttgatatttttcaatttgtaacatggctattaataaaattgaataaaattttcttttatcataGAAAATGATTTCATAATAGTGAGTAGCtttcttttcaaattaaaacgTATCTATCAACTGagaattaatatatttgtaaCTATTGATAATCATAaggcttgaaattttttgaataatttcaaaaaatgagttttttaagCCTCGTTTACGTTTTTCCATATACTAgtatatttttctgttttgAATTAACATCGGAAATGTAGTATAGGAATACAGTCGAATTCCATTAACTCAGAACTTCCCCTCAATCTTGAGCCCCACTACGAGCTACCCTATCTCCTACCTAAACTATACATTTGTATGTGTTTGTGTATATTGTCATATGCATCATTCATGTAAACGTAAGAGCGCATGCGTGTAGTTTACTCTTTAAAGGGGAAGGGGCATACGATAAGTGGAAGTTTCCAGGAAATTTCCACTCCATAGATTAACGGTCCGAATTAATGGAACTCGGTTGCATTGCAAActgcttttttatttctaagaTTTACTACtcttagtttttataaaaattatataactcATATGTTAACTGATTATATATAGGTTGATATAATATGTGACAAACAAAAAGAAACAGGCTATACTAATTATTGCGCACGTTGagtttgttttatatattaagtatTCACTGTCAATGTGCATATGGATAATTGATTAGAGAAATTTGTATAATTGGATTTATCccaaataaaaacttattttgcAAAACTTCAACATGGAAACATAACATAGCTTACgctttattacttaaattgtCCCTGATTTAAAACTTCGACTTGGAAATTCTAATTGGAtttgatcaaaaaataataaatatttttttatgataaaatccGATTGAAGTTTAATCGGATACTTGGGATGTTCGTGAGCAAATCTGATTGAATGCttgtttccgattgaatctaaTAGAAATCCGATTGAGTATCAATCAGGACTCTTAATCAGAGATTGTAATGACTATTCGTCAATCAGAGCATTTCTAGCGTGAATATAAAAAGTAGCTAGGAGAACTGGGAGTTGAATCCAGAACATGTCGGTTACGCGCTGGGTTCTCTTCCACTCGAGCTATTTGAGCCTATGCAATAGTCcattcaatttatctataaccATTaggccacaccgtccatcgtgcggtaagattttttaattattttaaataatgctgtTAAGCAGGAAAGTAATTTGTtagcatagtaatttttaaagtcatcaatttttataaggTACCCTCGGGTAACaaggcctagctaagggagattttgaatagaatcgaaaatattgcatttaattatcgaagtgtatcattaatctttatttcaattaaccaTAAAATGTAGTGAAGTAATAGTagtttttaccataaacaaacaaaaaattatacttttacaaaaaccatacgaataggcctttttttactacggtagggtaataaggcctacgggttaaacaaactggaatagtttaactatacttaataaaattggtattagagataaatcatcacttaaattagcaacaatactttttaagagtcagaagactagattgttttttataatttcttctgcgctacgacagcatatgatggatgacgaaatataaaagacagggaacgtggtatcgggactataaatttgtcgtaagATCTCTATGCAAGACCTTTCTgctagagtagcctttagcagaggcgattattttaaatataatttctgtcacttaggccttattacccgcagGTACCTTAGTTATAAAAATGCAGtatattttctgtataatgTTATTTTAGCAGGTTAAGTATTTTTGAAGACACAAATAACTAATAATCTTTAATcttgaaaatgtattaaacaatgaaaatttatttaaaaatatttccaagaAATgttgttacattttttaataatcgtataatatttatatatatatatatatataatataaatttaattcatcagtaattgatgttttcaaacagtattaaaaattcaaataaaacaaataagttTGAGTGACAAGCTTTATAATCTAACATTCGAATCAGATGTTTAGTAgaagttagaaaatttaaatttatggttATTTAAGAATGCATGATATCTTATCAATAGTACTTTACGTtccattataaatttaaaaaaaaacgcctATCTGTACATACATCATTCAAGTTATTTGTCAGCCCaaacgtattaaaaaaaaaatatattttaatcttaAATGATAGTGTATAAAAATAGCTTGCAAATtgtattttacatttttttttcttttctataaATAGCTGTCATTTTTGTTGGGATACAAGTTGGACACTTTTTTATAggaaccctgattaaaaactccgattaaaaacgattgaaattttttaatcagatttgattcgaaaataataatttttttttttcgattttcatttaactcaatcggaaatttccaATTAAGCCCGATTAGAACTTTTTAATCGCATttaatcggagtttttaatcagagaGTCTATTGAAGTGTCAgacaatatatttatgacCTCAAAAGTTCTTAACTCAATGAATGCTGAGttgaacaataatttttcgggttacaaaaagtattattagtAGTATTTAAATTGAACTTGAAACAATAAGTGTtacttaaatgaaaatatattattgattattgtaaaatCCTTTAAACTTGATGAAGTCAAGTTAATGTACATCTTGTCACACTAGATATCTTCAATGCTTAGTGATCCCCATTTATGTTGATGTCTTCTAGCAGCGTCGGCAGGTCGACATATATTTTCTgcttggcaaaaaaaaaaaaaatgataatgaggTTGAAAAGAATTATTAGACATCATTAGAGGAAGAAGAGCCAATAGaagcttataaaataaaaacgaatGTTATTCTCATTGTCTTTGTGATATTTTCTGGTTTAATTGTGACTTTTGGAAGACAGAAACCTTACCTTATCtataacaattaaaacatGAATAATTCGGAAGTAATTTTAAGACTAAGAAGTCactataaagaaaaaaaattcctttcgcagcttaaaatgaaaatttaataataaaaaatacttgctAATTAAAGGATAATTTGAAACATACTTTTAGTAGCCTAAATAACCAGTGAATTTGAGTAAAATGGGCGGAGCATATCcctacttaataatttaagccAATAACTAACCTATCATTTTTCTCTCTTAGTACGTTACTTCAGATTTAGCTTCTTTATTAACATGGCTATAATCTCTAgactgcgcatgcgcatttaattattcagcGCACATATGTGTAAATAAAGGTAATAGCTGAGTTCTATAATATCTATCCTAAAATAGTTGGTGTTGTCATGGCAACAGTTGCTATGGATACTTTTGTCATAGCAACAGTTGCTATGGGGACTGTTGTCATGGCAACGGTTGCTATAAAGATGGTTGGTCATGTTAGCAGCTAATAGGGACAATAAGCATCcatgatgaatatttttaataacgacTTTTTCATAAAGAAAGCGTGGAAGGTATTTATCAgttttataaagtataaatattttttcatactgataaaataaattatttttataatgactgCATGGCACTGACTTTAGACATTTAGCGACGTTGTTCTGCTTGCATTCATCatgtaaactatttttttaatttagtgaCATCGAATATTGGAACAGGATTCTGCGGAAGACCAAGAGGGCGATgattaaagataataaaaagagGCTAATACAAAATGTCGGACAGACATAGGCCGTAGTGGGTCTTTGAGCTAGTCCTGGAGACCTGTCGACCAATCAGTAGTCTTGGAAGACATCTTTAGATTACTGTAATGGGATTCCGTTTTTGTTAAACTAGGCCCAGAGGTAGCATCATAGCTCATTCGATGGCGCGCAGAAATttaacgttaaaaataatttcttaacttATCTAACAATAtggatacaaataataataaatatctcaTATGGAATGCTGCACAGTTAAGAGAAGATAActcaactatttatttacctgtgtaataactttcatttttttcaacaataacatCCTTCGCGAAATAGTTAGGACATAACCTCGATTTCGAAGAccgaaaatttacatttatagtCTTTTCCCAAAGAGCCCGACGTTTTCCATCATTGGGAAAAGTGAAAGTTGCTTTTCCTTTACAAAAAGGAGCACATCACTTACCCATattctgtataattttttaatttctctgaTATCGAATATATATGATGATTATGCGACACTAGTAGCAACTCCAAAACACATATTTAACTGACAAATatactgtatatttattatggtctgacatttatattattcatcGAAAACATCATATAATtgattgtaaatttgaaaatttcttggagttttttttcctaactctagaacaaattttttgtctttttaaatttgacatttaaaaatgtgCGCTCGACCAAATTCGCTATTATGCTTCTCTCAAGCGGAGAAGTTTGGCGAAACGGAACCCCATTTCGCCCAAATCGTTATAAAATCGGTCGTATCTATACCATTCTGTGTACATGAGCTGGAAGAATCTTCGTCGGCGGGAGTCAAccgttttcagatttttttatacatgaaaaaaaaaaaagatttaaaaaatccaaaagtgcatgCCTCGAACTCTcatgttatattttaaaaagttaaatctCAAAAAAGTTTCAATCACCCGATTGAGCGGAAAAGTTCGAATAAACTCTTTCATTtgattatagtaataaaaaaaattcagaaaaaaatatactcaaaAGCGATAAATTCCCATGGGTTTCccggaaatatatatattatactccAGCCGAcataaatatctatttatatcaATGAAAAGTACGGTAATCAATAAACTAGACTAACCACAGGATTGTGAAcgacatttattattcaatggTGCCATTTTGTAACAACGGAAGACGTACTTTTGTTACATGATTAGCAAGAagtaaatttaactatttctCCACATGAATTCTATAACCAGTTAATAATATCTCTTCATTGTTCAACTCGCGCATGAacactgaaaatattttcacttaattatttatattcttaaacttattcaaaaaaataatcttgcttatctattatttatttactaataattattttagaagcTGATTTTGGTTTAACGAAACAAACATAACCCGCACTCACATCGCAACCAGAGATGAGAAGGTTCATAAGAACGCTATTGGATTGCCGTTCCTGTAGGTTTTCATTGTCACCGTTGATGTCGCCACCGATATCGTTCCCTTGAAAATGTTCCATGCCATCAACCAGATGATTTAATTGTCCAGATTTCATCGTACTTGATAATTCATGTTCTTCTATAAGTTGTTGCAACAAACGCATTTTGCTTCGTTTATTATTGGCAGTTTTAATCTCATCAATACGAGGACTCTTTCGTTTCACACCATTTACACCGGCCGTAAATTCAACGGCGTGAGATAAATTTGTGTCTGATGATTTTGCGACAGTGATAGATGGAGAATTATCTCTCATCATGTCTTGATACTTCATGCGTTTATTCGTGTCTTCTGTGTTCAATGAAGACGTCTCGTGCAGACGTTTATTGGATCGCTTGTATcctgaattaaataattcaaaagtagAGACTTGatgattttagtttttataaataaaaaaaaattacttaccaATTTTCGAAGTCTGGTCGAGAATCTGATCTGAATCCATGGAAATGACATACTCGTGTTTATCTTGATCATTATCgttctttaataatttcgcCAAACTAGATTCTTTGTAATAATCTGAACGGTCTCTCTTTGTATTCCTGTGGAAATATCAATCATAAATGTAGCAATTTATAACTTAGCCATTAAACTAATaagcataaatttatttaccagtTAGATTTATCAGGAGGTTGTGTCGGTCCCCACATGACCATATTGTCACTGATTAGCAGCTGTAAAGCCTCATCTTGGTCAGACATAGGAATATAAGGTGCGCGTGACACAAGTTCATCATCAGCTATTACTTCATCTATATTTAGCATAAGCAATTCATCGTCTGAAATTCCAGATCCAACAGCCACATTATCAATATCAGAACTATGCAGCGAATTCGTGCTGAACAACTCGGGACTTTTACTCGGCGAATGCGAGAAAAAGTTTGTTGAGGATTGAGACGAATCGAGAACCGGGCTTGAATTCCTACAGAAAAAAGGGTCATTCTCGAGAGTATCTCCAAAATTgtcatgtttttttattgtatcttCAATAAGTTCAGTGTTAGAGTCTGGAAGTTCTGTCGGTATAATTGGGCTCAACAGCGTACAATAGTTTTCATTACCAAACATAAACTCATCGAG comes from Microplitis demolitor isolate Queensland-Clemson2020A chromosome 8, iyMicDemo2.1a, whole genome shotgun sequence and encodes:
- the LOC103575908 gene encoding ras-related protein Rab-1A — its product is MSTMNPEYDYLFKLLLIGDSGVGKSCLLLRFADDTYTESYISTIGVDFKIRTIDLDGKTIKLQIWDTAGQERFRTITSSYYRGAHGIIIVYDCTDQDSFNNVKQWLEEIDRYASDNVNKLLVGNKCDLNVKKVVDYATAKDYADQLAIPFLETSAKNAMNVEQAFMTMAAEIKARVGPPSGTDADPAHKVKINQGRDVDAPKSGCC